A genomic stretch from Physeter macrocephalus isolate SW-GA chromosome 12, ASM283717v5, whole genome shotgun sequence includes:
- the HS1BP3 gene encoding HCLS1-binding protein 3: MNETSKKPKKRPEEVAVKPKPSPCLSIFDEELDPDEGLFGPGRKPSPRSPAEDAPPRDSLKLFDDPDLGGAVPLGDPLLLPAAHESGGPTSRPGCREASEELFRVEEDLDQILNLGAESKAQLQPQPKPKPPVAAKPALLRKPAVPPRAGSSEAVARQQKQQIQAMDETDILQYIRDHDAPGQAAPSLF, translated from the exons ATGAATGAGAC CTCCAAGAAGCCCAAGAAGCGCCCGGAGGAAGTGGCCGTGAAGCCCAAACCCTCGCCCTGTCTCTCCATCTTTGATGAGGAGCTGGACCCCGACGAGGGGCTCTTTGGCCCGGGCAGGAAGCCCTCTCCCCGGAGCCCCGCAGAGGACGCACCCCCCAGGGACT CCCTGAAGCTGTTTGACGATCCTGACCTCGGCGGAGCCGTCCCCCTGGGTGACCCCTTACTGCTGCCAGCTGCCCACGAGAGTGGAGGACCCACGTCCCGCCCAGGCTGCAGGGAGGCCTCCGAGGAGCTGTTCAG AGTCGAAGAGGACTTGGACCAGATTCTGAACCTGGGGGCTGAGTCCAAAGCCCAGCTTCAGCCGCAGCCCAAGCCCAAGCCTCCAGTGGCAGCTAAGCCAGCGCTACTCAGAAAACCAGCGGTTCCCCCCAGAGCGGGTTCATCTGAGGCTGTGGCcaggcagcagaagcagcagatcCAAGCCATGGACGAGACGGACATCTTACAGTACATCCGGGACCACGACGCGCCTGGCCAGGCTGCCCCCAGCCTCTTCTGA